The Lasioglossum baleicum chromosome 12, iyLasBale1, whole genome shotgun sequence genome includes a region encoding these proteins:
- the LOC143214636 gene encoding uncharacterized protein LOC143214636, with translation MMTSLPQGVFLMFGKEPPKPLRDARTTPSEQSTRSRSSAKENSEARPTFRKRKHSVTDEGTIVSKRMHIEEAKFARVVAGREGTPRFNRLLDFLIEEEGRKCLEVLKREEVNLTNMSGILSRAGAKAPEAFKGLYNLWFDQQGKKTQYLKTLENKEISLANMSSILTRTGAKAPEAFKDLYDLWFDEKGEKTRYLKTLEREEMNLSNISSILHGAEAKAKVAFIDLYNLWFDEHAEKTQYLKTLEKEEVNLANMSSILSRAGAKAPEAFKGLYNLWFDQQGKKTHYLKTLENEGINLCNISSMISGAGAKAAKAFKDLYDLWFDQQGNKTQYLKTLEKEGINLPNVSSILSRAGAKAAKALKDLSDLWFDEQGNKTQYLVTLREEKISLTSISSILNGAGANAVKAFKDLYDLWFDERGKKTQYLKALEKEGIVLANMSSILSAAGANAAKTFKDLYDLWFDERGNKTQYLVTLREEKISLTSISSILNGAGTKAVKAFKDIYDLWFDRRGKKTQYLKTLEEEGIILANMSSILSGAGANAAKTFKDLHDLWFDEQGKTQYLKTLEKEGINLPIVSSILSGAGVKAVKAFEDLYDLWFDAEGEKVQYLKTLEKEEINLSNISSILHGAGSNAVKAFRVLYSTFFDEQGNRKRHLKHFVTENSFTIHNLSGILSGTGTNARYAFEKLHTVCFNNKGNRTRLLDDFCKAGFEPGNLSCMLCGTGVRAASTLRKLHSVCFNDKGERTELLNDFYDAGFRPGDVCNILSGAADSLEEFHDFCFIGETKKYLYHFLDNEESFSPSNLCSILHGARANIYSSLKDFHNICFDEAGNKTQLLVNFYRAGFTSSNLSKILSMSGNNASSNLVNFYTSCFNKENYLNHFLAEKELFTPKNLSKTLDRVGLNICPTFKKLHNLCFDKEGNKTNYLNNLIKSHPPNKILNILCKKVRKAPSTFLDSTSMYCEVITVE, from the coding sequence ATGATGACGAGTTTACCCCAAGGAGTGTTTCTTATGTTTGGCAAAGAGCCTCCGAAACCATTACGAGATGCTAGAACTACCCCATCCGAACAAAGTACTCGTTCAAGGAGTTCAGCTAAGGAAAATTCTGAAGCTCGTCCTACCTTTAGAAAACGGAAGCATTCTGTTACAGACGAAGGTACCATAGTATCGAAGAGGATGCACATTGAAGAAGCTAAATTTGCTAGAGTTGTTGCTGGTAGAGAAGGAACACCTAGATTTAATCGACTCTTGGATTTTTTGATcgaagaagaaggaagaaaatGTCTAGAGGTTCTGAAAAGAGAAGAAGTAAATTTAACTAATATGTCGGGTATTTTAAGTAGAGCAGGAGCCAAAGCTCCTGAAGCTTTTAAAGGTTTATATAACCTTTGGTTTGATCAGCAAGGAAAGAAAACACAATATTTGAAAACTCTAGAAAACAAAGAGATAAGTCTAGCCAATATGTCCAGTATATTAACTAGAACGGGAGCTAAAGCTCCTGAAGCTTTTAAAGACTTATATGACCTTTGGTTCGATGAAAAAGGAGAGAAAACACGATATTTAAAAACTCTAGAAAGAGAAGAAATGAATCTATCTAATATATCCAGTATTTTACATGGAGCAGAAGCTAAGGCTAAAGTTGCTTTTATAGATTTATATAATCTTTGGTTTGACGAGCATGCGGAGAaaacacaatatttaaaaactctAGAAAAAGAAGAGGTAAATCTGGCTAACATGTCCAGTATTTTAAGTAGAGCAGGAGCTAAAGCTCCTGAAGCATTCAAAGGCTTATATAACCTTTGGTTTGATCAGCAAGGGAAGAAAACACATTATTTAAAAACTCTAGAAAATGAAGGAATAAATCTATGTAATATATCCAGTATGATAAGCGGAGCAGGAGCTAAGGCTGCAAAAGCTTTTAAAGATTTATATGACCTTTGGTTTGATCAGCAAGGAAATAAAacgcaatatttaaaaactctAGAAAAAGAAGGGATAAATCTACCTAATGTGTCTAGTATATTAAGCAGAGCAGGAGCTAAAGCTGCAAAAGCTTTGAAAGACTTATCTGATCTTTGGTTTGACGAGCAAGGAAACAAAACGCAATATTTAGTAACCCTGAGAGAAGAAAAAATAAGTCTAACTAGCATATCCAGTATTTTAAATGGAGCAGGAGCTAATGCTGTAAAAGCATTTAAAGACTTGTATGATCTTTGGTTTGACGAGCGAGGAAAGAAAACACAATATTTAAAAGCTCTAGAAAAAGAAGGAATAGTTCTAGCTAATATGTCTAGCATTTTAAGTGCGGCAGGGGCTAATGCTGCAAAAACTTTTAAAGACTTGTATGATCTTTGGTTTGATGAGCGAGGAAATAAAACGCAATATTTAGTAACCCTAAGAGAAGAAAAAATAAGTCTGACTAGCATATCCAGTATTTTAAATGGAGCAGGAACTAAAGCTGTAAAAGCATTTAAAGACATATATGATCTTTGGTTTGATCGGCGAGGAAAGAAAACACAATATCTAAAAACTCTAGAAGAAGAAGGAATAATTTTAGCTAATATGTCCAGTATTTTAAGTGGGGCAGGGGCTAATGCTGCAAAAACTTTTAAAGACTTACATGATCTTTGGTTTGATGAGCAAGGAAAAacgcaatatttaaaaactctAGAAAAAGAAGGGATAAATCTACCTATTGTTTCCAGTATTTTAAGCGGAGCAGGAGTTAAGGCTGTCAAAGCTTTTGAGGATTTATATGATCTTTGGTTTGATGCAGAAGGAGAGAAAGTACAGTATTTAAAAACtctagaaaaagaagaaataaatctgAGTAATATATCCAGTATTTTACACGGAGCAGGATCTAATGCTGTAAAAGCTTTTAGAGTCCTATATAGTACCTTTTTTGATGAGCAAGGAAATCGAAAACGGCATTTAAAGCATTTCGTTACGGAAAACAGTTTTACAATACATAACTTGTCAGGTATATTAAGTGGAACCGGTACTAATGCTCGATACgcatttgaaaaattgcatactGTCTGTTTTAACAACAAAGGGAATAGAACAAGACTTTTAGATGATTTCTGTAAGGCAGGTTTCGAGCCAGGTAATTTATCCTGTATGTTATGTGGAACAGGAGTTCGTGCTGCTTCTACTTTAAGAAAATTGCATAGTGTTTGTTTCAATGACAAAGGTGAAAGAACAGAGCTTTTAAATGACTTCTATGATGCAGGTTTTAGGCCGGGTGATGTGTGCAATATATTGAGTGGAGCAGCAGATAGTTTAGAAGAATTccacgatttttgttttataggagaaacaaaaaaatatttgtaccaTTTCTTAGATAACGAAGAAAGTTTTAGTCCGAGTAATTTATGTAGTATATTACATGGAGCAAGGGCTAATATTTATTCTTCTTTAAAAGATTTTCATAATATTTGTTTTGACGAGGCAGGAAATAAAACACAGCTTTTAGTTAATTTTTATAGGGCAGGTTTTACATCGAGTAATTTATCGAAAATATTGTCCATGTCAGGAAACAATGCCTCTTCTAATCtagtaaatttttatacatcttgttttaataaagaaaattatttaaatcactTCTTAGCTGAGAAAGAACTCTTTACACCAAAAAATTTATCTAAGACATTAGATAGAGTAGGACTTAATATTTGCCCTACTTTTAAAAAACTGCATAATCTTTGTTTTGATAAAGAAGGAAATAaaacgaattatttaaacaatcttATCAAAAGTCACCCGCCGAATAAGATACTTAATATATTATGTAAAAAAGTTAGAAAAGCTCCTTCTACCTTTTTAGATAGTACATCGATGTATTGTGAAGTGATCACAGTGGAATAG